The Duganella sp. BuS-21 sequence GGCAGGAAGACCGTCAAGTGCCTCCGCTATTTCGATGCTAGTATCTAAAAATCATGAGTGCCAATTTTTCATTTGATACGCCCGACCGGCGCCCGCGCCCGGGTGTCGCGGCCGGTATCGCCGTGTCGCTGGCGCTGCATGCACTGCTGCTGTTTGCCTACCGGCTGCCGGCCGATGCGCCCGCGCCGCCGCCGGGCGCCAAGGTGATGACGGTCTGGCTGCAGCCGCCCAAGCCGCCGGTGACAATCGCCAAGGTGGCGCCACCGCCTCCACTGTCCGACCAGCCGGCGCCACGCCAGCGCCGCGCACCAGCGCCGGTAGCCACGCGCTCGGCGGCGATTACCGTCTCCCCGGCATTGGAGCAGCCGGCCGTGGCGGCGCAAGCTTCGACGCCCGCGCCGGCTCCCGATCCGCTGTACCCAGACCAGCAGCCCAAACAATTCGACATGAACCAAGCGCTGAAAACCGCGCGCAAGCTGGCAAAGGAAAAAGATCCCGCCAAGACCGGCACCCTGACGGCCCAGCTGGAAGCCCATCCGCTCTATGCGGAGCCCGCCGCCGGCGAACTGGCGAAGAAGATCGACGCCGCCAAGCGCCCCGATTGCAAGAACACCGGCGCCGGCCTGCTATCGCCGCTGATCTGGCTGCTCGACAAAAAAGACCACGGCTGCAAATTCTAAGCGCTGTCCTTCAGCACCAGCGCGCGGTCGTACAGGGCGTTTTTCTTGCGGCCGCTGATTTGCGCGGCCAGCCCGGCGGCCTGTTTAACAGGCAGCTCGGCCAGCAGAATCTGCAGCAGGCGATCGACCTCGACCTCATTTTCATCATCGGCCGGCGCGGCGCCTTCCAGCAGCACCACGAATTCGCCTTTTTCCCGATGCGCATCGGCCTTGATCCAGGCTTCGGCCTCGGACAGCGGGCAACGGTGGATTTCTTCAAACATCTTGGTCAGCTCGCGCGCGAACACCACCTGGCGGGTCGGCTCGAAGGCGGCCGCCAGCGCCGCAGCACAATCCAGTATCCGGTGCGGCGCTTCGTAGAACACCAAGGTCGCGGTAACCGCACGCAGCGTGCCGAGGAAATTCTCGCGCTGTTTGGCCTTGGCCGGCAAAAAACCGACGAAGTAGAACTGATCGTTCACCAGCCCGCTGGCCGACAAGGCCGTTACCGCTGCCGACGCGCCCGGCAGCGGCAGCACCCGCAAGCCGGCCGCGCGCACCGCATCGACGATGCGCGCGCCCGGATCGGACACGGCCGGCGTGCCGGCGTCCGACACCAGGGCGATGCGCTCACCCGCCTGCAGACGGGCAATCAAGGTCTCGGCCGCCTCGCGCTCATTGTGCTGATGCGCGGCAATCAATGGCTTGTGCAGGCCGAAGCGGTTCATCAAGGTGGCGGTATTTCTGGTGTCCTCGCATGCCACAGCATTGACCAAGCTCAATACGTGCAGCGCGCGCAGGCTAATATCGGCCACATTGCCGATCGGGGTCGCCACGACGTACAAGGTTGCGCTAGGATAGCTCTGGTGCGCCGTTTCGCCCAAGACGGGCAGGCTGGCGATGGTAATGGAGTCGAGGTCGCTCATTGGGGGTAGGATGAAAAGTGTGAGGTTGACGCTGCTGTGCATGGCTGCCGCAGTGCTGAGTGCATGCAGCACGCCGTTTTGCGACGCGCCGGGGGGATTGTGCTCGCCCCAGCCGGCAAAAACAAGTCCACCACCGCGTGTGGTGGCTGCGCCGCTGCCGCCGCCTTTGCCCCAACCGCCGCCTGAACCGCCGCAGCCGGCGGCCGAAGTGTACGCCATCACCCTGCCCGGCGCAGTCCCCGAAGACCGCAGCCAGTTGCCGCCGCGCGCCGAGCCGCCGGCCGTTACCCGCGCAGCCGACGACGGCGGCACGCCATCCACCGCGCCGATCCGCATCGGCCTGCTGCTGCCGCTGCGCTCGGAAACCCTGGGCACGGCCGCCGATGCCGTGCGCGCCGGCTTCATGGCCGGCTGGGAGCGCGACCGGGAGAACATCACCGTCACCGTGCTGGAAACCGGCGATGTGCCGCAGGATATCCTGGCCGTCTACGCCCGCGCCCTGCAAGACCAGGATATCGTGGTCGGCCCGCTGTCGCGCACGGCGGTGGCCACCGTCGCCGGCAGCGCGCTGGTCAGCAAGCCCACCATCGCCCTGAATTATCCGGAAGGCCACGGCCAGCCGGGCGCCATGCCGCTGCCGCCGAACCTGCTGGCGATCGGCCTGTCGATCGAAGAAGAGGCGCGTCAGGCCGCCGTGTGGGCCGCCGCCGAGCAGCCGGACGGCGCCGCGCTGGTATTGGTCACCGGTTCCGCCTGGCAGCGCCGCGTGGCCTCGGCCTTTGCCGCCCAGTGGCAGAAGCAGGGCCGCCAGTTGCGCACGGTTGAGCTGAACGCGCCGGACGGCTACCTCAGCGATCCCGAACTGGTGCAGCTGCGCGCCAGTCTGCGCCAGCAGCGGCCCGCGCTGCTGTTCTCGGCCATGGGCCCGGACCAGACCCGCCAGCTGCGCATGGCCCTGGCCAGCACCCTGAGCACCGAGCCGGACAACCCGACCTTCAGCACCGCCGACGCGCTGCCACCGCCGCCGGCCGCGCCCACCGAGCAATTCAACGCTCTGCCGATCTACGGCACTTCGGCCCTGAATCCCGGCCGCAGCAGCACCTTCCCGACCCAGGACCTGGACGGCGTGCGCCTGCTGGACCTGCCGTGGCAAGTGCAGCGCGACCATCCGGCGGTGATGGTCTACCCGCAGGACATGCACAGCGGCCCCGGCAGCGCCGACATGGCCCGCCTGTACGCGCTCGGCATCGACGCTTTCCGCATCGCGCGCGAAATCGGCCGCCATCCGGCCGGCCGCTTCCACCTGGACGGCGTGACCGGCAAGCTGACCATCGATTTCGGCCGTGGCCCGGCCAGTTTCGAGCGGGTCGAGCAATCGGCCATCTACAAAAACGGCGCGGCGCAGCCGGTACTGCACCCATGAGGACGCCATGCCGCGCACCCTACAGCAGCGGCTCGGCCGGCTGGGCGAGGACCGGGCCCTGGCCCACCTCGTGGCCCAGGGCTTGACGCTGCTGGAGCGCAATTTCCTGTGCAAGGCCGGAGAAATCGACCTGATTTTGATGGAAGGGCCGATGCTGGTGTTCGCGGAAGTCCGCCAGCGCGCCAGCAGCAAGTTCGGCGGCGCCGTCTACAGCGTCACCCCGGCCAAGCAGCAGCGCCTGCTGCGCGCTGCACAATATTATCTTTTACGCCACAAAATTCCGCCACCGTGCCGCTTCGACCTGGTCGCCATCGACGGCGAAAAGTTGTCCTGGGTGCAAAATGTGCTGGAGATGTAAGCATTTTTAACAGCGCTTGTCCGGTCTGCCGGACGACTGCACTATAATCAGCACACTATGAATAATCAACGCATCCTCTCGCACTTCCACGAAAGTGCCGAACTCAAAATCCAATCCGCCACCGTCCTCGCCCC is a genomic window containing:
- the rsmI gene encoding 16S rRNA (cytidine(1402)-2'-O)-methyltransferase — encoded protein: MSDLDSITIASLPVLGETAHQSYPSATLYVVATPIGNVADISLRALHVLSLVNAVACEDTRNTATLMNRFGLHKPLIAAHQHNEREAAETLIARLQAGERIALVSDAGTPAVSDPGARIVDAVRAAGLRVLPLPGASAAVTALSASGLVNDQFYFVGFLPAKAKQRENFLGTLRAVTATLVFYEAPHRILDCAAALAAAFEPTRQVVFARELTKMFEEIHRCPLSEAEAWIKADAHREKGEFVVLLEGAAPADDENEVEVDRLLQILLAELPVKQAAGLAAQISGRKKNALYDRALVLKDSA
- a CDS encoding penicillin-binding protein activator, whose protein sequence is MYAITLPGAVPEDRSQLPPRAEPPAVTRAADDGGTPSTAPIRIGLLLPLRSETLGTAADAVRAGFMAGWERDRENITVTVLETGDVPQDILAVYARALQDQDIVVGPLSRTAVATVAGSALVSKPTIALNYPEGHGQPGAMPLPPNLLAIGLSIEEEARQAAVWAAAEQPDGAALVLVTGSAWQRRVASAFAAQWQKQGRQLRTVELNAPDGYLSDPELVQLRASLRQQRPALLFSAMGPDQTRQLRMALASTLSTEPDNPTFSTADALPPPPAAPTEQFNALPIYGTSALNPGRSSTFPTQDLDGVRLLDLPWQVQRDHPAVMVYPQDMHSGPGSADMARLYALGIDAFRIAREIGRHPAGRFHLDGVTGKLTIDFGRGPASFERVEQSAIYKNGAAQPVLHP
- a CDS encoding YraN family protein, with protein sequence MPRTLQQRLGRLGEDRALAHLVAQGLTLLERNFLCKAGEIDLILMEGPMLVFAEVRQRASSKFGGAVYSVTPAKQQRLLRAAQYYLLRHKIPPPCRFDLVAIDGEKLSWVQNVLEM